In Aquimarina sp. TRL1, a single window of DNA contains:
- a CDS encoding iron ABC transporter permease, with amino-acid sequence MTPNTSYRLAFTIISVVAILCFITNISLGSSVIPWEDTLQSLLGGTIEKESWRHIIISYRLPKAFTAVIVGSGLGVSGLLMQTLFRNPLAGPYVLGLSSGASLGVAILVLGIHLSGIATITFFVSKWSTILASSIGSILVLLSVIAISNKVRDTMAILIIGLMFSSITGGIVSVLSYFTPAEQLQQYTFWKLGSLGNLSWYDLGILSSMFIVGIILTILAIKPLNSLLLGENYARSLGVNIKKTRFLVIVATGLLAGSITAFAGPIAFIGLAVPHLTRQLFHSSDHKILLPAVILLGSIIMLCCDTVAQLPAMEITLPINAVTSLIGAPVVIWLLIRKRKMLF; translated from the coding sequence TTGACCCCAAATACATCATATCGTCTCGCATTTACTATTATTTCTGTAGTAGCTATATTGTGTTTTATTACTAATATTAGTCTAGGTTCTTCAGTGATCCCATGGGAAGATACATTACAAAGTTTGCTTGGTGGAACCATCGAAAAAGAATCCTGGAGACATATTATTATTTCATATCGACTACCCAAAGCATTTACTGCGGTTATTGTCGGAAGTGGTCTGGGAGTTTCCGGACTTCTGATGCAGACACTCTTCAGGAACCCTCTAGCTGGTCCTTATGTATTAGGACTGAGCTCAGGAGCTAGCTTAGGTGTTGCCATACTGGTATTGGGTATTCACCTTTCCGGGATTGCAACAATTACTTTCTTTGTTTCTAAATGGAGTACAATTCTAGCTTCCAGTATAGGAAGTATTCTCGTTTTATTATCGGTAATTGCTATCTCTAATAAAGTAAGAGATACCATGGCGATTCTGATTATCGGATTGATGTTTAGCAGTATTACAGGTGGCATCGTCAGTGTATTGTCTTATTTTACCCCCGCAGAGCAATTACAACAATATACCTTTTGGAAATTAGGAAGTCTGGGGAATTTATCCTGGTATGACTTAGGGATATTAAGTAGCATGTTTATCGTAGGTATTATATTAACCATTTTAGCTATCAAACCGCTAAACTCTTTGCTACTTGGTGAAAACTATGCTCGTAGTTTAGGTGTAAATATAAAAAAAACACGTTTTTTAGTTATTGTCGCTACAGGTTTACTAGCCGGTAGCATTACAGCTTTTGCTGGACCTATTGCTTTTATAGGACTAGCTGTTCCCCATCTAACCAGGCAACTATTTCATAGCTCTGATCATAAAATATTACTCCCAGCAGTTATCTTACTGGGAAGTATTATTATGCTTTGCTGTGATACTGTGGCACAATTACCTGCAATGGAGATCACATTGCCAATCAATGCAGTTACCTCCTTAATTGGTGCTCCTGTGGTGATATGGCTACTCATTCGCAAAAGAAAAATGTTATTTTAA
- a CDS encoding adenosylcobinamide-GDP ribazoletransferase — protein sequence MIKKEIHIFLTAIMFFTRIPCPSWVHHQKEYQKKSIRYFSLIGGIIGGLSAAVFYASSFVFSKEISIILAMITSIYSTGAFHEDGFADVCDGLGGGWNKKKILEIMKDSRIGTYGSIGIVSILALKFYALHAIDIAYIPLVLVSGHMLSRFIATTLIYTLPYAREEESSKVKTTATDISTSSLLINGFIGIFPLFLFQNLWLFISILTMYISKMYLAKKFKKWIGGQTGDCAGAVQQVSEVIYYLTIISIWKFM from the coding sequence ATGATAAAAAAGGAGATTCATATTTTTCTAACTGCTATTATGTTTTTTACAAGAATCCCTTGCCCTTCCTGGGTACATCATCAAAAGGAATATCAGAAAAAAAGCATCCGATACTTCTCATTAATCGGGGGAATTATCGGAGGATTAAGTGCTGCCGTTTTCTATGCTTCTTCTTTTGTTTTTTCAAAAGAAATCTCTATCATACTAGCTATGATTACATCAATCTACAGTACAGGAGCATTTCATGAAGACGGTTTTGCCGATGTATGTGATGGCTTGGGAGGTGGATGGAATAAAAAGAAAATTCTGGAAATCATGAAAGATTCCCGAATAGGTACATATGGAAGCATCGGAATTGTCTCTATTTTAGCACTTAAGTTTTATGCCTTACACGCTATTGATATCGCATATATCCCACTGGTATTGGTTAGTGGGCATATGCTCAGCCGGTTTATTGCTACTACACTTATCTATACTCTCCCTTATGCCAGAGAAGAAGAGAGTAGTAAAGTAAAAACTACCGCTACTGATATAAGTACTTCTTCTCTATTAATCAATGGATTTATAGGAATTTTCCCATTATTTTTATTTCAAAATTTATGGCTTTTCATCAGTATATTGACTATGTACATTTCTAAAATGTACCTCGCTAAAAAATTCAAAAAATGGATTGGAGGTCAAACAGGTGATTGTGCCGGAGCTGTGCAGCAAGTAAGTGAGGTTATATATTACCTAACAATAATCAGCATATGGAAATTTATGTAA
- a CDS encoding bifunctional adenosylcobinamide kinase/adenosylcobinamide-phosphate guanylyltransferase, whose product MLYYITGGERSGKSNYALNLALELSESPYYLATSRVWDQNHQQRIDRHKKERDDRWTSIEEEKKIASVIVEKSVVVIDCVTLWLTNFFVDLDNDVEKALEEAKKEFDRLIAIDATIIIISNEIGMGVHASTKVGRQFTELQGWMNQYIAKKSDKAILMISGIPVTIKSFSNT is encoded by the coding sequence ATGTTGTACTATATAACAGGAGGAGAACGATCAGGAAAAAGCAATTATGCCCTAAACCTTGCTCTAGAGCTCTCCGAATCACCTTACTATCTTGCTACATCCAGAGTCTGGGATCAAAATCATCAACAACGTATCGACAGGCATAAAAAAGAAAGAGATGACCGATGGACTTCTATCGAAGAAGAGAAAAAAATTGCTTCCGTTATTGTCGAAAAAAGTGTCGTAGTTATTGATTGTGTAACATTATGGCTGACGAACTTTTTCGTCGATCTGGATAATGATGTGGAAAAAGCACTGGAAGAAGCAAAAAAGGAATTCGACAGACTTATAGCTATAGATGCAACTATTATTATTATTTCTAATGAAATAGGAATGGGAGTTCATGCCAGTACGAAAGTAGGAAGGCAATTCACCGAACTCCAGGGATGGATGAACCAATACATAGCAAAAAAATCAGACAAGGCTATTTTAATGATTTCCGGTATTCCCGTAACAATAAAAAGTTTTTCTAATACATAA
- a CDS encoding S41 family peptidase, with translation MKKKTKFNLLLLLLSFNALLISCSGDDDNTTPNTDNEINNPHQNIHRFIWKGMNQVYLYKENVADLANNRFSSVNDQNKYFSTFATPEALYEKLKSTTPKDRFSFLTDDYIKLEQNFSGVSKSNGMDFGLIRAAANSNDVIGYVRYILPGTDAENKGIKRGDIFATIDGEKLTVNSNFGEIFGRDSYTVGFVSHGDLTPTKSVALTQVEYAENPVYIAKTIDYNGQKIGYLMYNGFTGDYDEQLNDAFGQFKTDGITDLVLDFRYNGGGSVRTAIDLSAMITGQFKGEVFSKEIWNSELTAHFQSTNPERLINRFQDTTRNGTLLNSLNLSKLYVLATDRTASASELVMNGLEPYIDIIHIGENTTGKHQASITLYDSHNFGREGASKDHTYAIQPLVLKSANKNGVTDYDNGLTPDFEFSESLANLGILGDVNEPFLKSALDHITNGTVPANSAKQNAIHFSTIGETKMFTSSYQRMYKEDVDLNFINE, from the coding sequence ATGAAAAAGAAAACAAAATTTAACTTACTACTACTACTGTTGTCTTTTAATGCCTTATTGATTTCGTGTTCTGGAGATGATGACAACACTACTCCAAATACAGATAATGAAATTAACAATCCCCATCAAAATATTCACCGTTTTATATGGAAGGGAATGAATCAGGTATATTTATATAAAGAAAATGTAGCTGACTTAGCCAATAATCGTTTTAGTTCTGTAAATGATCAAAATAAATATTTTAGTACGTTTGCTACTCCTGAAGCTCTTTATGAAAAATTAAAATCTACGACCCCTAAAGACCGCTTTAGTTTTCTTACTGATGACTATATCAAGTTAGAGCAAAACTTTAGTGGAGTTTCTAAAAGTAACGGAATGGATTTTGGGTTAATTCGCGCCGCTGCAAATTCTAATGATGTGATTGGATATGTGAGATATATTCTACCTGGAACAGATGCCGAAAACAAAGGCATAAAAAGAGGAGATATTTTTGCTACAATTGATGGTGAAAAACTAACCGTTAATTCGAATTTTGGAGAAATTTTCGGGCGAGACTCATATACTGTAGGATTTGTATCCCACGGTGATCTAACTCCTACCAAATCAGTAGCTCTCACCCAGGTAGAATATGCAGAAAACCCAGTTTATATTGCTAAAACTATTGATTATAACGGGCAAAAAATCGGATATTTAATGTACAATGGTTTTACAGGAGATTATGATGAACAATTAAATGATGCTTTTGGTCAGTTCAAGACTGATGGTATTACGGATTTAGTCTTAGATTTCAGATATAATGGAGGTGGATCAGTACGAACAGCAATTGACCTATCTGCTATGATTACAGGTCAGTTCAAAGGAGAAGTTTTCTCTAAAGAAATATGGAATAGTGAATTAACCGCACATTTTCAATCAACGAATCCAGAAAGGTTGATCAACAGATTTCAGGATACTACCAGAAACGGTACACTTCTAAACTCTTTAAATCTAAGTAAGTTATACGTTCTGGCTACAGACAGAACTGCTTCAGCCAGTGAACTAGTAATGAACGGACTAGAACCCTATATCGATATCATTCATATCGGAGAAAATACAACCGGAAAACATCAGGCCTCCATTACACTTTATGATTCTCATAATTTTGGAAGAGAAGGTGCTAGTAAAGATCATACGTATGCAATCCAGCCATTGGTTTTAAAATCAGCTAATAAAAATGGAGTTACAGATTATGATAACGGGCTTACTCCTGATTTTGAATTTTCGGAGAGTCTAGCTAATTTAGGAATTTTAGGAGACGTTAATGAGCCTTTCTTAAAAAGTGCATTAGATCATATCACTAATGGTACTGTCCCTGCGAACTCTGCTAAACAAAACGCAATACATTTCTCTACAATTGGAGAAACTAAAATGTTTACCTCTTCTTATCAGAGAATGTACAAAGAAGATGTTGACCTTAATTTTATCAATGAATAA
- a CDS encoding TonB-dependent siderophore receptor, with protein MNTLKKKAFYSIALCVLGTSVVISQESGEEKVTTLDEVVISDSKFKLKRIHSGKVITKISSKELENSKGQSVATVLNRVAGVEINGNRSAGGRVLGYYIRGGRNRQVIVRIDGVTVSDPSTISGEFDLRLLSTQSIKEIEILKGASSTLYGSGAATAVINITTKSASKKSISVNFDSSIGTNQSQEDQEYDVAEFINRASVNGIVGKVSYIASFSNRFSDGISAAEKLPEDTSESTFDKDAYSRFNVASKIGYQWNDRFKFHVFGNLDQFKNAYDAGGGADAANNSFSRQLRGGSHWEYQYANGNIVAESNYSLFRRSFASGSGYRISDSRSFTFDVYNKYTFADDLHTVLGINGANNDYEAFQGANEFSELTQIINDEAADFDILDPYVNLVYTSPFGMTINAGARLNIHSEYGTHLVYSINPSYAYAIGEENTIKALASYSTAYITPTLFQLFSPSYGNRELKPEENNTIEAGLEWAKKKNMRVSVVYFNRKEKEFVDFVDTGNFVFQYQNVADSFNTQGVEVEVLTRILKDQLTMTGNFTYTDLDDEISQTRIPEIKFNVGVGYQISPKTYSNISYQFNGRREDNFFNLATFASEPRTLSSYGVLDAAINHQLLDVMTVYASVDNILNEEYQEIYGFSTLGRNVRIGMNLKF; from the coding sequence ATGAATACATTAAAAAAGAAAGCGTTTTATAGCATTGCATTGTGCGTGCTGGGAACTAGTGTTGTAATCTCTCAAGAGAGCGGAGAAGAAAAAGTAACAACACTAGATGAGGTGGTTATTTCTGATTCTAAATTTAAACTGAAGCGAATCCACAGTGGTAAGGTAATTACTAAAATTAGTAGTAAGGAGCTGGAAAACAGTAAAGGGCAATCAGTAGCAACAGTTCTAAATAGAGTGGCAGGAGTAGAGATTAATGGAAACAGAAGTGCAGGAGGAAGAGTGTTGGGATATTATATCCGGGGAGGAAGAAACAGACAGGTGATTGTAAGAATAGATGGTGTTACAGTTAGTGACCCTTCTACGATTTCGGGAGAATTTGATTTGAGATTGTTATCGACACAATCAATTAAAGAGATCGAAATTCTCAAGGGAGCTTCTAGTACTCTGTATGGATCGGGAGCTGCCACTGCAGTAATTAATATTACAACAAAATCAGCTTCTAAAAAATCGATAAGCGTTAATTTTGATTCCAGTATAGGGACAAACCAATCTCAGGAAGATCAGGAATATGATGTGGCAGAGTTTATTAATCGGGCTTCTGTTAATGGAATTGTGGGTAAGGTGTCGTATATAGCGAGTTTTAGCAACCGATTTTCTGATGGAATTTCGGCAGCAGAGAAGTTACCGGAGGATACTTCTGAGAGTACATTTGATAAAGATGCGTACTCTCGGTTTAATGTCGCAAGTAAAATAGGGTATCAATGGAATGACCGGTTTAAATTCCATGTTTTTGGAAATCTAGATCAGTTTAAGAATGCCTATGATGCAGGAGGAGGAGCAGATGCTGCGAATAACTCTTTTAGTCGTCAATTACGAGGAGGAAGTCATTGGGAATATCAGTATGCTAATGGAAATATAGTAGCAGAAAGTAACTACTCATTATTTAGACGAAGTTTTGCGTCAGGTTCCGGATATCGAATTTCTGATAGTCGTTCCTTTACCTTTGATGTGTATAATAAATATACTTTTGCCGATGACCTTCATACGGTTTTGGGAATCAACGGAGCCAATAACGATTATGAAGCGTTTCAGGGAGCTAATGAATTTTCTGAATTAACACAGATAATCAATGATGAAGCAGCTGATTTTGATATTTTAGATCCGTATGTAAATCTGGTATATACTTCTCCTTTTGGGATGACAATTAATGCAGGAGCTAGGTTAAATATTCATAGTGAATATGGAACACACCTGGTATATAGTATAAATCCTTCATATGCATATGCTATCGGAGAAGAAAATACAATAAAGGCACTGGCTTCTTATAGTACAGCTTATATTACACCTACTTTATTTCAGTTATTTTCTCCTTCTTATGGAAACAGGGAACTAAAACCGGAAGAGAATAATACAATAGAAGCAGGTTTAGAATGGGCTAAAAAGAAAAATATGCGTGTTAGTGTCGTTTATTTTAATAGAAAAGAGAAAGAATTTGTAGATTTTGTAGATACTGGGAATTTTGTGTTTCAATATCAAAATGTGGCAGATTCTTTTAATACGCAAGGAGTAGAAGTAGAAGTATTGACCAGAATACTGAAGGATCAGCTGACAATGACTGGGAATTTTACTTATACAGATCTGGATGACGAAATTTCTCAAACCAGAATTCCTGAAATAAAGTTTAATGTTGGTGTTGGATATCAAATAAGCCCTAAGACATATTCTAATATAAGTTATCAGTTTAATGGAAGAAGAGAAGATAACTTTTTTAACCTGGCAACTTTTGCTTCGGAACCTAGGACATTGTCTTCTTATGGAGTTTTAGATGCTGCTATAAATCATCAGTTACTGGATGTAATGACAGTCTATGCTTCTGTTGATAATATATTAAATGAAGAATATCAGGAGATTTATGGATTTAGTACGCTGGGACGAAATGTGCGAATAGGAATGAATCTCAAATTTTAA
- a CDS encoding ABC transporter substrate-binding protein, with the protein MEMLFSYKTFKTSLYLIICLTVLSCKKKTPDTADTSSETPIVSEVTIEYAQGFSIKKTKTYQEITVSSPWPGTTATYTYITYPKNQKKPVHNNPNAIFIPVPVERLIATSTTDIPKIEALSSEDKIVGFPHTDYISSPKTRMRIEEKKISDIGNESAINTELAMELSPDLIIGFSATGDTKAYDLLETLGIPVIYNGSWMEQHPLGRSEWIKFIAAFLDKENEASLIFENIKKEYLLAKKKAAQATNSPFVLYGSMYKDIWYAPGGNSYKAQLLKDANTTYIWADDSTSGSLQLSFETALEKGMNADIWVGPLHAPTLTDLSHKNDKYTLFHAFKNESVYSSSLIKGKTGGTIFYELGSLQPDLILKDLIKIAHPQLLENYELTFFKKLDN; encoded by the coding sequence ATGGAGATGTTATTCAGTTATAAAACCTTCAAAACCTCCTTATATCTAATCATATGTCTTACTGTACTTTCCTGCAAAAAAAAGACACCTGATACAGCAGACACTTCTTCTGAAACACCAATAGTGTCAGAAGTAACTATCGAATATGCACAGGGATTTTCTATTAAGAAAACCAAAACATATCAGGAAATTACCGTTTCTTCTCCCTGGCCCGGTACTACAGCTACCTATACCTACATTACATATCCCAAAAACCAAAAAAAACCAGTACATAATAACCCAAATGCTATTTTTATCCCAGTACCTGTTGAACGTCTCATTGCAACCTCAACTACTGACATCCCTAAAATAGAGGCTTTGAGTTCAGAAGACAAAATAGTTGGTTTTCCTCATACGGATTATATCTCTTCTCCTAAAACCAGAATGCGAATTGAAGAAAAAAAAATATCCGATATTGGCAATGAGAGTGCTATCAATACCGAACTCGCAATGGAATTATCTCCTGATCTTATTATCGGATTTTCCGCTACAGGAGATACAAAAGCATATGATCTATTAGAAACTTTAGGAATCCCTGTTATCTATAATGGTTCCTGGATGGAGCAACACCCTTTAGGAAGATCAGAATGGATTAAATTTATAGCTGCTTTCCTCGATAAAGAAAATGAAGCTTCTCTCATTTTCGAGAACATCAAAAAAGAATACCTCTTGGCAAAAAAAAAGGCAGCACAAGCAACCAATAGCCCTTTTGTTCTTTATGGCAGTATGTATAAAGACATATGGTACGCTCCTGGAGGAAATAGTTATAAAGCACAACTCCTAAAAGATGCAAATACTACCTATATCTGGGCTGATGATTCTACATCCGGAAGCCTGCAATTGAGTTTTGAAACTGCACTTGAAAAAGGAATGAATGCTGATATATGGGTAGGTCCTCTTCATGCTCCTACACTTACAGATTTATCACATAAAAACGATAAATACACTCTTTTTCATGCATTTAAAAATGAATCCGTATATTCATCTTCCTTAATCAAAGGAAAAACAGGAGGTACCATTTTTTATGAACTAGGGTCTTTACAACCAGATTTAATACTAAAAGATTTAATAAAAATTGCGCATCCTCAGTTATTAGAAAATTATGAATTAACTTTCTTTAAAAAACTTGACAATTGA
- a CDS encoding S41 family peptidase, whose protein sequence is MKNLKYIALLTILCITTHSCFKDNDDVPQSASTVEINNFIWRGMNYFYLYKADVPDLADNRFDSTQEFQEFLTSKETPEDFFDGLLSSVDEFSFLVDDYIALEQAFDGISKNNGMEFGLVRYPDTPSNLFGYVRYVLPDTDAKNKGITRGMIFNTIDGEQLTENNYKKLLDPDTYTIGLATYTDDVITPTNETVSLSKSQYQENPIFIAKTITVTGKKIGYLMYNSFTGDFDNQLNNIFNGFKSEGITDLVLDLRYNGGGSVTSAIDLSSMITGQFNGKVFSTEEWNSDRQDQFGGTNLFDNTTRSGQPINSLQLNTVYILTTRSSASASELVINGLNPYINVITIGSSTRGKFQASITLYDAPNFSRSEASPSHTYAIQPLVLKSINAAGFTDYFDGFTPTIEVKENFSNLGKLGDENEPLLQAAINHITGKRKFQKNIYTIPEIIGDSKMFSPNYQRMYKD, encoded by the coding sequence ATGAAAAATCTGAAATACATTGCATTACTCACTATTTTATGCATTACTACTCATAGTTGCTTCAAAGATAATGATGACGTACCACAATCAGCGAGTACTGTAGAGATTAATAATTTTATCTGGAGAGGAATGAATTATTTTTATTTATATAAAGCTGATGTTCCTGATCTGGCAGATAACAGATTTGATTCTACCCAAGAGTTCCAGGAATTTCTGACCAGTAAAGAAACTCCAGAAGATTTCTTCGACGGGCTTCTTTCCTCCGTGGATGAATTTAGTTTTTTAGTCGATGATTATATTGCACTGGAACAAGCCTTTGATGGTATTTCTAAAAATAATGGAATGGAATTTGGTCTCGTAAGATACCCGGATACTCCCAGCAACCTTTTTGGGTATGTTCGCTATGTACTTCCGGATACTGATGCTAAAAACAAAGGAATTACCAGAGGAATGATATTTAATACGATCGACGGGGAACAATTAACCGAAAATAATTATAAAAAGCTGCTGGATCCAGATACATATACCATTGGCTTAGCAACTTATACTGATGATGTAATCACTCCTACAAATGAAACAGTTAGTTTATCCAAATCTCAATATCAGGAAAACCCAATTTTTATTGCCAAAACAATAACTGTAACCGGAAAAAAGATAGGCTACCTAATGTATAATTCATTTACCGGAGATTTTGACAATCAGTTAAACAATATCTTTAATGGTTTTAAATCCGAAGGAATTACAGACCTCGTTCTGGATCTGAGATATAACGGTGGAGGTTCTGTTACTTCGGCCATTGATTTATCCAGTATGATCACGGGACAATTTAACGGAAAAGTTTTTAGTACCGAAGAATGGAACAGTGATCGACAAGATCAATTCGGAGGGACCAATCTTTTTGACAATACTACCAGAAGTGGACAACCTATTAACTCTTTGCAATTAAATACCGTATACATTCTCACCACCCGAAGCTCTGCCTCTGCCAGTGAGCTTGTTATAAATGGTCTAAACCCATACATAAATGTTATTACCATAGGAAGTAGTACACGAGGAAAGTTTCAGGCTTCTATTACATTATACGATGCTCCTAACTTCTCCAGATCTGAAGCCAGCCCTTCTCATACCTATGCAATTCAGCCATTAGTATTAAAATCTATAAACGCCGCAGGCTTCACTGATTATTTTGATGGCTTTACTCCCACTATTGAGGTTAAAGAAAATTTTAGTAATTTAGGTAAACTGGGGGATGAGAATGAACCACTGCTTCAAGCGGCTATAAATCATATAACCGGGAAAAGAAAATTTCAGAAAAACATATATACTATACCAGAAATTATTGGCGATAGCAAAATGTTTTCCCCAAATTATCAAAGAATGTACAAAGATTAA
- the cobT gene encoding nicotinate-nucleotide--dimethylbenzimidazole phosphoribosyltransferase — protein sequence MNFNITSISNDELEGKLKHKIDNKTKPKGALGTLECIAKQIGLIQNTLEPSIQNPTMIVFAGDHGIAAKGEVNPFPQEVTSQMVFNFLQGGAAINTFCNLNTMNLSIVDAGVNFDFKDVEGLIDAKIDFGTKNYQEQPAMTPQQLHAAIERGSTIVKEHQSNDCNTIAFGEMGIGNTSAASLLMAYYTGIPIEDCIGAGTGLQEAAILNKINILSKVYNSYSPKSAMEALATFGGFEIAMITGAILEAAQLKMTIIIDGFIVTAALLAAQAIHSKVIDYCIFAHNSGEQGHQKMLRFLDKVPLLNLGLRLGEGTGAAIALPIIQSAVSFLNQMASFEDAAVSDEVVKR from the coding sequence ATGAATTTTAATATAACGTCTATTTCTAATGATGAATTAGAAGGAAAATTAAAACACAAAATTGACAACAAAACAAAACCAAAAGGAGCTTTAGGAACATTAGAGTGTATTGCAAAGCAGATTGGATTAATCCAAAACACACTCGAACCATCGATCCAAAACCCAACCATGATTGTCTTTGCTGGAGATCACGGCATTGCTGCCAAAGGAGAAGTAAATCCATTCCCACAAGAAGTTACTTCTCAAATGGTTTTTAACTTTCTACAAGGAGGAGCTGCAATTAACACCTTCTGCAATCTGAATACTATGAATTTAAGTATTGTGGATGCAGGAGTAAACTTTGATTTTAAGGATGTGGAAGGTCTTATCGATGCTAAAATTGATTTTGGTACCAAAAATTATCAGGAACAACCTGCTATGACTCCTCAACAATTACATGCTGCCATCGAAAGAGGAAGTACCATCGTCAAAGAGCATCAATCAAATGATTGTAATACTATTGCTTTTGGAGAAATGGGTATTGGGAATACATCTGCTGCTTCTTTATTAATGGCATATTATACCGGAATTCCAATCGAAGATTGTATCGGTGCCGGAACCGGATTGCAAGAAGCCGCCATCCTAAATAAAATTAATATTCTTTCTAAAGTATATAACAGTTATAGCCCTAAATCCGCCATGGAAGCATTAGCCACATTTGGCGGTTTTGAAATTGCTATGATTACAGGTGCTATTTTAGAAGCAGCACAGTTAAAAATGACAATCATCATTGATGGTTTTATTGTTACTGCTGCACTATTAGCTGCACAGGCTATTCACTCCAAAGTAATTGATTACTGTATATTCGCCCATAACTCCGGGGAGCAAGGACATCAGAAAATGCTTCGGTTTTTAGATAAGGTCCCCCTTCTTAATCTTGGTTTACGCCTGGGAGAAGGAACCGGGGCTGCAATTGCTTTACCAATCATTCAATCTGCCGTTTCATTTTTAAACCAAATGGCTAGTTTTGAAGATGCTGCTGTCAGTGATGAAGTGGTAAAACGATAA
- a CDS encoding RNA polymerase sigma factor, with the protein MKEKTFIALTNGFKDKLYRLAKRLLVSNEEAEDATQEVLLKLWKNKKQMEKYKNVEAFAVTMTKNYCYDKLKAKSSDNLKIVHSNYKDESASLHRQVEARDSLDWVGKIMDSLPEQQRLIVQLRDIEQYNNAEIAEMLDMKETAVRVALSRGRKTIQQRLVNTHNYGVI; encoded by the coding sequence ATGAAAGAAAAGACATTTATAGCATTAACGAATGGGTTTAAGGATAAGCTCTATAGGTTGGCCAAACGACTCTTAGTAAGTAATGAGGAAGCCGAAGATGCTACGCAAGAGGTGTTACTAAAACTGTGGAAGAATAAAAAGCAAATGGAAAAATATAAAAATGTAGAAGCATTTGCTGTCACTATGACTAAAAACTATTGCTATGATAAGTTAAAAGCAAAATCAAGTGATAATCTAAAGATTGTCCATAGTAATTATAAAGATGAAAGTGCGTCTTTACACCGTCAGGTTGAAGCAAGAGACAGTTTGGATTGGGTAGGTAAAATTATGGATAGCCTCCCGGAACAACAACGGTTGATCGTACAATTACGTGATATAGAACAATATAATAATGCAGAAATAGCAGAGATGTTGGATATGAAAGAAACAGCTGTTAGAGTAGCATTATCAAGAGGAAGAAAAACAATACAACAAAGATTAGTAAATACACATAATTATGGAGTTATCTAA
- the cobC gene encoding alpha-ribazole phosphatase, translated as MEIYVIRHTTPDIAKGICYGQSDIGVVDTFDQEKENIHRQLPLSEITTVYSSPLLRCKLLAETFQKPVVYDERLKELNFGDWELQSWDAIDQKELKPWMDDFVTTPVPNGESYIALQKRVVSFYQSLPHSSSQKIIIVSHAGSLRALLSYLQNISLKDSFNIKIAYGDVIQL; from the coding sequence ATGGAAATTTATGTAATTAGACATACTACCCCTGATATAGCAAAAGGAATATGCTATGGACAGAGTGATATAGGAGTTGTTGATACTTTCGACCAGGAGAAAGAAAATATACACCGTCAACTTCCCTTATCTGAAATCACAACTGTATATTCCAGTCCATTACTTCGCTGTAAACTATTAGCAGAAACATTCCAGAAACCAGTTGTATATGATGAACGGTTAAAAGAATTAAATTTTGGGGATTGGGAATTACAATCATGGGACGCCATAGATCAAAAAGAGTTAAAACCGTGGATGGATGATTTTGTGACAACTCCGGTACCAAATGGCGAATCCTACATAGCGCTACAGAAACGAGTGGTTTCTTTCTATCAATCCCTCCCCCATTCCAGCTCACAAAAAATAATTATCGTATCACATGCAGGTAGTTTACGAGCTTTACTCTCTTATTTACAAAATATATCGCTAAAAGATTCTTTCAACATAAAAATAGCTTATGGAGATGTTATTCAGTTATAA